A region of Maridesulfovibrio sp. DNA encodes the following proteins:
- a CDS encoding amino acid permease has protein sequence MKNKQMGPIQLGGLLAGAVLGSGVILLPPMAEAKLGDWTVTAWLIIMALGAVFASLFARLAVAYPGSEGVPIAIHKAFGEKAAQLASNYIICAVCVGPVPVMMTAAESIAHTFNLSAAQISSTAAFMVLICASILLRRVTFVSTISLIASIAIGLIMISGSLTTINLNPVSPTPVNTPDFPTLGSSLLLLFWAIIGWEIIGNYSMEVRNPKRTIPLATIIGVSTVSTVYLLTGWAMHSIDKSKHDSLNIAQIVTPLLGGYANLTIMLITCILCICTYLMIIGGISRLIATLADKGKLPSILAKTNANNAPSSAIMLLCFIHMVNLLLLHNGVVSLEELVAFANVFFLANSLIAVGAALKIFKSPAVRLSCLVLSFGFCTLLAFSSSCSLLVLATVSILTLIRRRIPPFAFAKK, from the coding sequence ATGAAAAACAAGCAAATGGGTCCAATTCAACTAGGAGGACTACTGGCCGGAGCCGTTCTAGGTTCCGGCGTGATTCTGCTTCCGCCTATGGCAGAAGCAAAACTTGGAGATTGGACAGTGACTGCCTGGCTGATAATCATGGCACTGGGAGCTGTATTTGCATCGCTCTTCGCACGACTGGCAGTTGCCTATCCCGGATCGGAAGGAGTTCCCATTGCCATACATAAAGCATTCGGCGAGAAGGCCGCGCAACTGGCCTCCAACTATATCATCTGTGCCGTCTGCGTTGGCCCTGTACCAGTCATGATGACCGCAGCAGAGTCCATCGCACACACATTCAACCTGTCCGCTGCCCAGATTTCTAGCACTGCCGCATTCATGGTACTCATATGCGCTTCTATTTTGTTACGCAGGGTGACCTTTGTCAGCACCATCTCGCTCATTGCCAGCATTGCCATCGGTTTGATCATGATCAGCGGTAGCCTCACGACAATAAATTTAAACCCTGTAAGCCCGACACCTGTAAACACACCTGATTTTCCGACTCTCGGCTCCAGCCTGCTGCTGCTATTCTGGGCCATAATCGGCTGGGAAATCATCGGCAATTACTCTATGGAGGTGCGCAACCCCAAACGGACAATTCCATTGGCAACCATTATTGGCGTCAGCACAGTCAGCACAGTATATCTGCTGACAGGCTGGGCCATGCATTCAATTGATAAAAGCAAGCATGACTCCTTAAACATTGCCCAAATTGTAACACCCTTACTTGGCGGCTATGCGAACTTAACGATCATGCTGATTACCTGCATATTGTGTATATGCACCTACCTGATGATCATCGGCGGGATTTCCCGGCTTATCGCAACACTCGCAGACAAAGGTAAGCTGCCATCCATTCTGGCGAAAACCAATGCTAACAATGCTCCGTCATCAGCAATCATGCTCCTATGCTTCATCCATATGGTAAACCTGCTTCTGCTCCATAATGGAGTGGTCTCCCTAGAAGAGTTGGTCGCGTTTGCCAATGTATTCTTTCTCGCCAATTCATTAATCGCCGTGGGAGCAGCCCTGAAAATATTCAAATCACCAGCAGTACGCCTCTCCTGCTTAGTCCTTAGCTTCGGTTTTTGTACCCTGCTGGCATTTTCATCCTCCTGTTCGTTGCTGGTACTTGCCACAGTAAGTATACTCACTTTAATCCGCAGAAGAATCCCGCCATTTGCTTTCGCTAAAAAATAA